A window of Bactrocera dorsalis isolate Fly_Bdor chromosome 4, ASM2337382v1, whole genome shotgun sequence genomic DNA:
agttttaacacaaaaattgttgttttgatttttgatacGAATGATAATGTGAACTGGTAAAATATTCACAAGATTCTTATCAACATATTAAATTagttcgaattttgaaaaaatctgttCAAATTTGATGAGTGAAAAAGATCGAAAACTTTAATTGAGACTGATTCCAAATTACATTTCCCGAAAATTCTAACGAATAAgccagaaaacattcctgaaataACTTCGAGCAATGCTGCGAAGTTTTCCTCGACTGCATAAAACTCCGGGCGATTACTTAGACCCGAGTGTCGTGGGAACGGTTCCTCTTGATTGTCTCAATAACTGCCTTAGCAGTTTTTATTGTGTGCTACATTTAATATGATAaaggatatttcaaaaaaatttattttactaaattcgTAAAGCTATCCTTAATTACTATACCAAATACGAGCGCAGTTTGCTTAAATCAGCTGCTGAGTCAGTACACCGCAGTCcagcgttgcgatttttacaatgaagaaaaatttcgaaaaacataAGCCTCGGAGTGGTACAAAGCTTCCAAAGACgttcgagagatcgttgaagacatgccgcGTTCTGGACGACcatcgacctcttcaactgatgaaaatattaaaaaagtgaaggatatggtctTTGAAAATCATCGCGATTCCCTACGAATGATtctggtggatattttggggtATTAAACGCGCTCTTGCTCGACTAGTCCCAACAaagctgagttttttttttatttttaagtacgatcgtgaccgaatttaaagccaaaacgcaatgaataccatcgattgacgaccgtattcaccagatttaaCTCCGTGCGATTATTTTTTGTTCCCCAAACTAAAATTTCCGCTccatggaacccgttttcagtcgatcgaagagatatataaaacaaaattccctGAAGGAGCTGCAGGCCATccaaaaaagtgcttatgaaaagtgtttcaaagACGGGAAAAATTGTTGGtggggattattttgaaggtgaaaaaataaatatagatgaATATAGATTTAATTTATATAGCAGATATATGCTGCAAGCTGTTTCTTAGGGAGAAACAAAGTGTGcacaatttcagatcgatatcccCAAAACTGAGAGACGTTCTGAAATGAAGTAACAAATTCAGAGTATACACAGTTTTTTGACATTGTAATACCCTTACTGGACCAGTCTTCGAGATCACCTTTTTCAAGGGGAagcaaaacatttctgattttttgaaacccatcGGAAGGCTTAACGGCTTAAGACAACTTGATGAGAAACTTACACAAGGTTTTTTTCTTTCCGGCAGATGATTTCATCTCgcagttatttatatttcaaaccGCTTAAGTGCAGCGGAATATTATCGAAACAATTTTCTACATAATAtcagtttatttaatttgagtTGGTAACCCTAACATTCAAATTACCTGACGTCTGAGCGATTAGCATTCGAGCTGATATCTAGAAAACCAAATTCAACTGCTCCATAAAAGAGCGGCATTTTGACTACGCCCAAACTTCAAACTTATTTCTGAGCACAATTTCTGAGTTTTTTCAAGAGTTTCCAAACACCTAACCCTACTTTCTTTGACTGACTTTGAGATTTCGGCTTCCTCTTACTATTATACAAGTAATATCTGCCGCAATTGATTTAAGTCCTTAAAATGGTTTAAGTTAGGTGGAATATTTTGAGCTATTTCAATAAGTTCTTCTAGACTCGgcgttattttttatatcaaacattactttagaaatttcaaattatgatcaaattagtaaatattaatagtaaaaaatagaGCCCAAACTTTTACTGCAGTGGACTTAAGCAACTTTTGCATAGAGACACAgataatagaaaatttttgatactttactttttattgtttttgttgttttttaacaaaattttattgaccAAAAGTGCatgtacaaatattaaaaaatttatcagtGTTTCATTGGCCAGTATTTGCTTAAACAATTAACCAATAAATTGTACCCGTAACATGTACTGGATACAATTAAGCTATATTCACGGTTTAAATTACAGGGAATTAGTTTCGAAAGTCCCTCCGCaataaaatacttgtatatctagCATGGTTTTGCAACTCTTTGCTTTAATTTGCATTACTTTTTAGTTGCTAATAAAATGTACAATAATGCCACGAACCACAAATGCAAGCACCACTCCATTCTCAGACGCTCTTTGCCACTTGTGCTGCTGCGCGCTAACGTTGCCAAAGTGGAATAATGCAAAGCGGTGAATACCGCACTCTCATTCAGTTGAGATGAACAAGTTGCCAAGAGCAAATCAATGGCCGAGGATGGCTGATTGAGACATTGCAACACACCCTTGGTCAAGACTATATCTTCGCCCACATCCGATGCATTAAAACATTTATAGTTTCGTACATCGATCACTTGCAAATACTGACAGTCGAATATAGCGCTTTtttgaaatgtgaaaaagtagCGATTTGTGTCCTCATATGGAAATTGGAAAACAGCGTACGGTTCATTCACATCCACGAGCATATCTTCGTAATTTTGACCCAAAACTTCCGGATACCCAATGTCACAAATTCGttttaattttagatatttCAGTGATATACAGTCCTCCGGTAATTCCATTTTATTCTCCTTACTATCATCATAATACTCTACATCGCCATAATCATACTCGCCATCATAATCCTCATAGTCCTCGCCTTCGCCAGCAtcttcataataatttttaccatcATCGGAACCGTCCTCTTCATTATGTCCGTTTATGAATTTTGTCAAAGAATTTATTGTTAACAATATTAtcagaaatttacaaaaatatttcatttccaaaatatttaacgtttccaaacaaaatatttgtgtacatatttgtgttttGAACGTAAATATGTTTGACTATAATTGCCAGGTAAGCATAAAGTTTTCGGAGTGAAAtcctaacaaaaaataaataaaataaaataaaggaggTTAAACATGTCAGCTAATCAAGCTGTGAGGCTTGCTATCATGCTTTGTTTGGACACTAAGGAACAATAGCACTAATAAACACTATTTACTATATTGGCTTCCAAACTGTCAAAATTAATCATTCTCAACTCACGTTTGAAGTGAAATATTCCACAATTTTCAAACATTAGTACGTGCAACCACACTCATTATAGCAACAGTTTGAGCGCCACCGCAAATTGAACTTAACTGCAAGAATGATGTGGATTATAATACGTGGAAAGTATAAAGAGATCTACAAACAGGATACTTTCCACAAAAGCTTCTTTCAACTTGCAAACAATGAAAAAAGCTCATGAAAGCAAAGGAGCACCAGCAGCTTTGCGTGCGCAGCTGACAAATTTATGGATACACACCTGAAAGGAGTCTCATGTCAAAATTGTTGAGGAAGCACTTACCGCATAATAGAAATCACTGCACATCCGCTGCTGATGTTtgctttttcttaatttttccaatACCACAAGAAACCTTTACTTTTTGCAAACGCACAGCGTACGATACACTTACACACCTTCTTAAAGAAACTATATTTGCACATTGTTCTAACAAACCTATAAGAAAACACTGCCTTCACATTAATTTCCCTTAACTACACACTCCCGGAAACTTAACTTTcgcatttaaaacaaaaacttttatattttttaactatttaccACAATAACCAAATTTCATCCGACGCGCACGAAACTTCATACGGAATTGACTTAATGGCGGCGGATCATGGCGCAGCACagtgttgcaattttttttccattcacCATAAGGAGTGAATTATTTTCCAGCCGTCAGTGAgaacttaaatataaaaagtaggTGGCGCTGcggtttaattattttcaaaaaatattaaatgatagtttctattatatttatatatattttgaagtcaaattaaatgcatatataaataatatattagtataatttatattttggatCAAATTATCAGTTTTCGTAATTTATATATGCCCAAGCAGTGAAAGCGAtccaatcttaaaaaaaatctccGCTAGGTGGCACCAAAGCATAGTAATTAGCAAATGTAGTCGCTATATATAGAAAATTCCACTAAGTTCTTATTACCCAGGAAGTATTACTTTATATTAtcgtatatatttaaatatataaaatatttataaatttaaattttattttttataaaaataattattttagcaCTTCACTGTGAATAGCATacgacaaacaatttgacagTAAATGCAGCTCTGCGCATTGGAAACTTTCCGGCGTCACCTTTCAGTTGCAAACAGTTCCGAAACTATTTCCTCGACGCGTGCATTGAAATCcgtgaaaattgtgaaaatcctaaagcatattaataaaaattttaattttgctgcaAATTTAAGTGTTAGTGCAAGTGTTAATTTGtaattaagtgaaattaaagTAGTTGTGGTATTTTTCATTCGGGTTTTCAGAAATCAAATAAAGTGAGTTCGTGTCGTCGTCGTAAACAGGATGCGCGAGAGGTTAACTCacgaaaatttcttaaataagtGTATTAAggcgtttttaattttttacatagaaCAATTTATTCATAACTCGCAGCAAGGTAAGTTTATTAAGAGAAttattatattgaatattacacacatatgtacatatatacagatcaCAGAaaagaaatgtatgtataaggaGCGCCAGTTAGAATCTATTGCGACTGGCTGCAGTGCTTTATTACAGcaccaaattttgttgttgttgttgttggtagatAAATGAGATAGGATAGTGGATTTCATgtgaagcttcaaaaaattcttGCTAGCAATTTGATTAAAGCTTCCACATCCTACAGGAATAAGGAGTGCGGAAAAAATatctgcatacttttaggctgctATTGTGGACTCCATTCTTGCCTGTTATATAATTGGATAGCCACTATTCCTAGTTAAATATGTGTGAACATTGAAATTCCAAAAACAACAGTTTGAGAGCCAGTGTAATTTAATTGAGTTTAAATTCATATAAGCGGTTtgatgtatagtatgtatttacagacttaaaaaatggtaaatttaaataaaattgatataaattttttttttgagagtaCATTATATTACtttagaaaagtaaaaatatagcATCATTAAGTATGGTTTCGACTTGCCTTTACagaaatttttagaaacaaatcaCATcccataaaaagaaaaaaacatcaagtgattttaaaattttgactaaCCTGCAATGCAGATGTTTCAATCATTTTCATCTCAGTTTGAGGTAGACAATTTACTatagttcgggtgcaaccgaacattttatactcttgcaacttgcacaATGAAGACCAGGGAAATACCTCTTGCTGTAAAACGTCAACTAGAGGATctgaatccaagcaattttatataaacatatactctatataactcATATACTGATCGACAAATTCGGTATGAGATTTGTGTGAAAAGCgaaccgattttatctattaccTATTATCatccacatactaaaaaatttgCCCAGGATAAGATACTTTTCATACAATCACCTCATAAGGGTAAAGTCTGCCGCATGTTCGAAAGTACTGATGTTATAGGAGATGATATAGGAGCTGGCTCAAATTtgtctattttaggcacaaagatacactgttatgagtaaaacatgctctctcattttcattaagataactacCATATTGGCCATATAAGCCATATTaagcaaattcattttatttagaattatCACCACATTTGCTGTTGTCTTTattcattataaaattaaacacagTATTGGTATCGAATCACGATTATTTTTAACGGAAATTTgagacattttcaaaaatatttaacaacgcaaatttcgaatttgttttcaaacaaaaatttcacgGCAGCAACAAATAGTCGCGAGCATTACCATTCCCAGCCATAACCACCAGTGTATGACAGTGGTGCGATGGGCATCGGCGGAGCGCTTTCCCGGCACGAAATCCGAATAATGTAGAGCTGTAAACGCAGAACTACCATGAAGTTCTGGCGTACATGCTACCAACAACTCATCCACCATATTGGACTTATAGTCTAAGCATTTCATGAAACTATTTTTCAATACTATATCCTGTGAGCAGCCCGTTGCATTTGTGCATATAAAATGTACGAGATCAACTACTTCGATTTCCTCACAATGAAATAGTGCGCTGTGctgaaaagttataaaataatgGTCCACGCCTTCGTCGTTGTATGAGAACACGGCATACTGTTCATTGGTTTCAACGAGGTCATCTTTGTAGGTAACTTTTATATCTTCCGGATAAAGAGCAGAGCATTTTCGTTTTAGCACAAAATATTGTAGACTTTTGCATTCCTCTGGCAGTTGAGTACTTTGCATTTCACCGTAATCTTCGCCGCCATCATTGTAGTAATCAGTGTCGTATGCATTTAGATGATCACCATTGCTAAATTGTAAACCATATATACATTTCGCAGTagaatttattacaattaaaaaaatatatgtacgatataaatatttcatcttCCGAATTTGTGTTTCAAACATTGCTGTTcgtcaataaaaacaaatgtgaACTTGTCAAATTTCTAAACAGttgtgcatatgtttatgtgatgaagaagaaattgatttattgaaattagaAACCACAAATATTCGGTTCACTTACAAGCTAAGGATGATTGCTTGATGTAATAGTttaatttattagaataaaatcGATAACCATTATGTGTCTGTAGATCTATTTCATCTGACAAAAGTCACACACCTTTGATCTACTGAGCTTCTATGTAACTttgaattgtttaaaatatcaaagaactatgattattttaaagttatgacACGATAGATCATTAAGATCTACAGACTTTTGCATGCGTTCAAACCAATTGCCGAAGTatttttgccactctgattgaggtatctccaaaacatgcattccgaacgcatcaaccgcctcttcaggtgtcgaaataCACTGACCTCTTGCATTTCAGGCATTAAACTAGAGACCCACCATTCATTGATATCGGTTTGATGATTTCGCAGATTAAATGATGCCAAAATAATAAAGCTAGATTTATATACCACTTAAATCAATAAAACAATATCTCTCAATCTATTATTTACCTCAATAAAATGGCCATTACATTTCGgttatagaaatttaaatatttattgcgttttaatgTTCAATAGTCGATTGTTTCGTCTGGTGTCGGAGCACCACAAGCCAACGATAACAACCGCAAAACTTGTTATTACCACAAAACgtaaaatgaaattaacaaATGTAACCACATTTGTGCCAGCGACAGCAACAAAGCACAGGATAAATTTGAGCGCCAATTTTAGCAGGCACCTGCCCAGGCAGCAGCTGTGCGACAGACAAGTGGCTATTATTAGTATGCCTGCAACCACTGGCTATTACCAACGTTATTATCATTATCGTTATTGTCGTCATAATATgttaaacgaaaataaaaacaaaaacaagctctAATAGCGCCAACAAACACTctacaacaccaacaccaatatttgtaaatattttatgagaaatATTGCTGCTCCTTTAGGGCTGCTGTGACCCCTtttccatacacacacatacaacgcAAATACTTTGGGTTTAACAGCATACTTTTTCATACATATCTACGCAGGTGTGCTACTCTTGTATGTATATGGTCAACTTACTACCACataatatatacagttatatggACCACTCAGTAGCTGcgagctatgtacatatgtcaatggCTGTTCCCTCATCTGGTTGTCTCTCCGTGTTTTCATTGCTAACATTGTTGTGCGCCTAACAAGAAGCTATCATTATACACTTAAACTAccacaagcatacatatgtaggtatatgcaTACTGGTGAATGCTctgacatacataaatacatatttcgaaaataaacaatattgatttttcattatatgtgcttaataataaattcaaatttgtgtCCGCTCATGAGCGCTTAGAGTTTATGTACCTTGCGATGTGGCTGAACAGGCGcagatgtatagtatatacacacacatatatgtacatacaaacatacatacatacatacgtatatacacatGAATATGTATGGGTAGTTGTCGGTTAACCAACATAGACAAAAACTCGTTCaaccacaaaacaa
This region includes:
- the LOC105227234 gene encoding uncharacterized protein LOC105227234, coding for MKYFCKFLIILLTINSLTKFINGHNEEDGSDDGKNYYEDAGEGEDYEDYDGEYDYGDVEYYDDSKENKMELPEDCISLKYLKLKRICDIGYPEVLGQNYEDMLVDVNEPYAVFQFPYEDTNRYFFTFQKSAIFDCQYLQVIDVRNYKCFNASDVGEDIVLTKGVLQCLNQPSSAIDLLLATCSSQLNESAVFTALHYSTLATLARSSTSGKERLRMEWCLHLWFVALLYILLATKK